The following are encoded together in the Desulfoplanes formicivorans genome:
- a CDS encoding THUMP domain-containing class I SAM-dependent RNA methyltransferase yields the protein MPSTTTPFFVPIYDYQNTHRYFAQIADGLEPLGAQELAELGATDIATTFRGLFFHADTPALYRIIYQSRLITRVNAPLISFACHATKYLYKRARAINWSDFMKVHQTFAVFSHVSGSAINNSHYASLCLKDAIVDFFRDKTGTRPNVDAKTPDVWFHLHIRENHATISLELSGGSLHRRGYRQESVDAPMQETVAAAVVRLSQWTGTTPLCDPMCGSGTLLCEAVMHARHMPAGYLRNHFGFEHMPEFSPTIWKRVKSEADSKIIDLPSGLVRGNDRDPRAIHATRTNLNVLGAATQVVLTTRDVRSIPDLSGTTIITNPPYGIRLGKEEELKKFYKDLGDFLKKRCLDSTAYIYCGNRELIKSIGLRTSFKKAIKSGGLDGRLIKIAIYATSPKASKPPTR from the coding sequence TTGCCCTCAACCACAACCCCCTTTTTTGTGCCCATATACGACTATCAAAACACCCACCGCTATTTCGCCCAAATCGCCGACGGTCTTGAACCCCTGGGTGCCCAGGAACTTGCCGAACTGGGCGCTACGGATATTGCCACCACCTTTCGGGGACTCTTTTTCCATGCAGATACCCCGGCTCTCTACCGGATCATCTACCAGTCCAGACTCATCACCAGAGTCAATGCACCGTTGATCTCCTTTGCCTGTCACGCAACCAAATATCTGTACAAACGGGCCAGGGCCATCAACTGGTCGGATTTCATGAAGGTCCATCAGACCTTTGCCGTGTTCAGCCATGTCTCGGGTTCGGCCATCAACAACTCCCATTACGCATCCCTGTGTCTCAAGGACGCCATTGTGGATTTTTTCCGGGACAAAACCGGCACCAGGCCCAATGTGGACGCCAAAACCCCGGATGTCTGGTTTCATCTGCATATCCGGGAAAACCACGCCACCATCAGTCTGGAACTTTCAGGAGGCTCCCTGCACCGGCGCGGCTATCGCCAGGAATCCGTTGACGCCCCCATGCAGGAAACCGTTGCAGCGGCGGTGGTACGCTTGTCCCAGTGGACCGGAACCACCCCCTTGTGCGATCCCATGTGCGGATCGGGTACCCTGCTTTGCGAAGCCGTCATGCACGCCCGACACATGCCTGCAGGATATCTGCGCAACCATTTCGGATTCGAGCACATGCCCGAATTTTCCCCGACCATCTGGAAGAGGGTCAAAAGCGAGGCCGACTCAAAGATCATTGATCTCCCTTCCGGCCTTGTCAGGGGTAACGACCGGGATCCACGGGCCATCCATGCCACCCGAACCAACCTGAACGTTCTGGGGGCAGCCACACAGGTCGTGCTCACCACCCGGGATGTCCGATCCATCCCGGATCTCTCGGGCACGACAATCATTACCAACCCCCCTTACGGCATCCGTCTGGGCAAAGAAGAGGAACTCAAAAAATTCTACAAGGACCTGGGCGATTTCCTCAAAAAGCGCTGCCTGGATTCCACCGCCTACATCTATTGCGGGAACCGCGAACTCATCAAATCCATTGGTTTGCGTACCAGCTTCAAAAAGGCCATCAAGAGTGGTGGCCTGGACGGCAGGCTGATCAAGATCGCAATCTATGCCACATCCCCAAAAGCCTCCAAACCGCCTACCAGATAA
- the gltX gene encoding glutamate--tRNA ligase, which produces MQPLVTRFPPSPTGFLHIGGARTALFNWLLARQQQGTFVLRIEDTDRARSTQEMTNAILEGMTWLGMDWDQGPYFQSERTDIYNKYVDQLLETGHAYYCQCTPEQVEAMRTKARKEGRKPKYDGTCRERGLGPGPGRVVRFKTPLTGKTIYEDLIKGSVAVDNQELDDFIIRRADGSPIYHMSVVVDDALMKVTHIIRGDDHESNTPKQVLLYKALGFDVPQFGHVPMILGPDKKKLSKRHGATSVMVYRDMGYLPEAMINYLARLGWSHGDQEIFSREELIEHFSTDHLGKSASVFDMDKLNWLNAHYIKEADIDRLAHILAWHFERMGYADLDKDFLKTIIPLYQPRAKTMQEMADQALFFILDAQAIEYDPKAVRKFLKPEHREHLRNLHARFANLPTFDQKSLENVAAAYLEDQNIKFKAIAQPIRVALTGKTVSPGLFETMEALGKEQTLARMKRAMELPEE; this is translated from the coding sequence ATGCAACCCCTAGTAACCCGTTTTCCCCCGAGCCCCACTGGCTTTTTGCATATCGGCGGTGCACGTACCGCCCTGTTTAACTGGCTGCTTGCCCGGCAACAGCAAGGCACCTTTGTCCTGCGCATCGAGGACACGGACCGTGCCCGATCCACCCAGGAAATGACCAATGCCATTCTCGAAGGCATGACCTGGCTGGGCATGGACTGGGACCAGGGGCCGTATTTTCAGAGCGAACGCACGGACATCTACAACAAATACGTGGACCAGCTTCTGGAAACCGGGCATGCCTATTATTGCCAGTGTACTCCCGAACAAGTGGAGGCCATGCGCACCAAGGCACGCAAAGAAGGCAGAAAGCCCAAATATGACGGAACCTGTCGGGAACGGGGCCTGGGACCCGGCCCGGGAAGAGTGGTCCGGTTCAAAACCCCTCTCACCGGCAAAACCATCTACGAGGATCTCATCAAGGGGTCCGTGGCCGTGGACAACCAGGAACTGGACGATTTCATCATTCGCAGAGCCGACGGAAGCCCCATCTACCACATGTCCGTGGTGGTGGACGACGCCCTTATGAAGGTGACCCACATCATCCGGGGGGATGATCACGAAAGCAACACCCCCAAACAGGTTCTCCTGTACAAGGCCCTGGGATTCGATGTTCCCCAATTCGGTCACGTGCCCATGATCCTTGGCCCGGACAAGAAAAAGCTCTCCAAGCGTCATGGCGCCACCTCGGTCATGGTCTACAGGGACATGGGGTATCTGCCCGAAGCCATGATCAATTACCTGGCCAGACTGGGCTGGTCCCACGGCGATCAGGAAATTTTCTCACGGGAAGAGCTTATTGAACATTTTTCCACGGATCACCTGGGCAAGTCCGCATCCGTGTTCGACATGGACAAACTTAATTGGCTCAACGCCCATTACATCAAGGAAGCGGATATTGACCGGCTGGCCCATATCCTTGCCTGGCATTTTGAACGTATGGGATACGCCGATCTGGACAAGGACTTTTTGAAAACCATCATCCCCTTGTATCAGCCACGGGCCAAAACCATGCAGGAAATGGCCGACCAGGCACTGTTCTTCATCCTGGATGCCCAGGCCATTGAATACGATCCCAAAGCGGTCAGAAAATTCCTCAAGCCCGAACACCGGGAGCACCTGCGCAACCTGCATGCCCGGTTTGCCAACCTGCCCACCTTTGACCAGAAATCCCTGGAAAATGTGGCCGCGGCGTACCTCGAGGATCAAAACATCAAGTTCAAGGCCATTGCTCAACCCATTCGAGTGGCCCTGACAGGTAAAACCGTAAGCCCCGGTCTTTTCGAAACCATGGAAGCCCTGGGCAAGGAACAGACCCTGGCCCGTATGAAACGGGCAATGGAATTACCGGAAGAATAG
- a CDS encoding NifU family protein, whose translation MELKERVQQALEQVRPALQADGGDVEFVELTQDGVVKVRLQGACKGCPMSQMTLKQGIEKFLLKEIPEIKAVESA comes from the coding sequence ATGGAACTCAAGGAAAGAGTACAGCAGGCACTGGAACAGGTCCGCCCTGCCCTGCAGGCCGATGGCGGAGATGTGGAATTTGTGGAACTGACCCAGGACGGCGTGGTCAAGGTCCGCCTTCAGGGCGCCTGCAAGGGCTGCCCCATGTCCCAGATGACCCTCAAGCAGGGGATCGAAAAATTCCTGCTCAAGGAAATTCCCGAAATCAAGGCTGTCGAATCCGCATAA
- a CDS encoding ferredoxin-thioredoxin reductase catalytic domain-containing protein: protein MNAEQLYEQLKKFQESKGYFFNKDKEMVMALLDSLLVNKERYGYMACPCRLASGDYHKDKDILCPCEYRSKDVEEYGACFCGLYVSEAWNNEAIPHETVPERRDPARVLAGLGIED from the coding sequence ATGAACGCGGAACAACTCTACGAACAGCTCAAGAAATTTCAGGAATCCAAGGGCTATTTTTTCAATAAGGACAAGGAAATGGTCATGGCCCTTCTTGACAGCCTGCTGGTGAACAAGGAGCGTTACGGCTACATGGCCTGTCCGTGCCGACTGGCCTCGGGCGATTATCACAAGGACAAGGACATCCTGTGCCCGTGTGAATACCGTTCAAAGGATGTGGAGGAATACGGGGCCTGCTTTTGCGGTTTGTACGTGTCCGAGGCCTGGAACAACGAAGCCATCCCCCACGAAACAGTACCCGAACGCAGGGACCCTGCACGGGTACTCGCAGGACTGGGCATCGAGGATTGA
- a CDS encoding glutaredoxin family protein encodes MKHDVKLYALSTCIHCKNTRQFLDDNDTDYDCCYVDKLEGEERVKVIEEIKKLNPNLSFPTLCIGDKVIVGYKKDEIKEALDA; translated from the coding sequence ATGAAACATGATGTCAAACTCTATGCCCTGTCCACATGCATCCATTGCAAGAATACCAGGCAATTCCTGGACGACAACGATACCGACTACGATTGCTGTTATGTGGACAAATTGGAAGGAGAGGAACGCGTCAAGGTTATCGAAGAGATCAAGAAGCTCAATCCGAACCTGTCCTTTCCCACCCTGTGCATCGGTGATAAGGTCATTGTGGGATACAAAAAGGATGAAATCAAGGAGGCCCTTGACGCATGA
- a CDS encoding glycosyltransferase family 2 protein — translation MSEPITALICTFNGERLLEKTLASLDFCDHILVIDSGSTDRTRDIARAAGAEIVFHPFEGMIAQLQFGFTKVTTPWVITLDQDEYLSPELRANVQKTLDHPGACTGFFLSRRSFYYDRFIMHSGWYPDHLLRLFRPEAVEILGTLPHEEIHPRGETATLSGDIIHYPYRNLAEHLAKINSYTQTAADELARRGVSGSLAKGMSHGVGKFLKQYIIKRGFLDGKAGFILAVHAFFYAFHKYIRIDEPKPQQESDHET, via the coding sequence ATGTCCGAACCAATAACCGCACTCATCTGCACCTTCAACGGCGAACGACTTCTGGAAAAAACCCTTGCCAGTCTGGATTTCTGTGACCATATACTGGTGATCGACTCGGGGAGTACGGACAGGACCCGGGACATTGCCCGTGCAGCCGGTGCCGAGATTGTTTTTCATCCCTTTGAAGGCATGATCGCCCAGCTGCAATTCGGATTCACCAAGGTTACGACCCCGTGGGTGATCACTCTGGACCAGGACGAATACCTTTCCCCGGAGCTGCGGGCCAATGTGCAAAAGACACTTGATCATCCCGGAGCGTGCACCGGATTCTTTCTGTCCAGACGATCCTTTTATTACGACCGGTTCATCATGCATAGCGGATGGTACCCGGATCACCTGCTCAGACTGTTCAGGCCCGAGGCCGTGGAAATCCTGGGCACCCTGCCCCACGAGGAAATCCATCCCCGAGGGGAAACAGCAACGCTGTCCGGGGACATTATCCACTACCCTTACAGGAACCTTGCCGAACATCTGGCCAAAATCAATTCCTACACCCAAACGGCAGCAGATGAACTGGCCCGACGCGGAGTTTCAGGCTCCCTGGCCAAGGGAATGAGCCATGGGGTGGGCAAATTTCTCAAGCAGTATATTATCAAACGAGGCTTTCTTGATGGCAAGGCAGGATTCATCCTGGCAGTGCACGCCTTTTTTTATGCCTTCCATAAATATATCCGCATTGACGAACCCAAACCGCAACAGGAGTCGGATCATGAAACATGA
- a CDS encoding DegT/DnrJ/EryC1/StrS family aminotransferase, giving the protein MIPFLDLASVNQVYRDELIAAATRVIDSGWYIQGREVQAFENEFAAFCGVSHAIGVGNGLDALTLILRAYMEMGVMNEGDGIIVPANTYIATILAITENRLTPILVEPDPATCNLDPQSARNFLESGCIPGTSETFPIDRIKGIMPVHLYGRLAPMEAINAIAATYQLKVIEDAAQAHGACRNGQRAGSFGDAAGFSFYPGKNLGALGDAGAVTTNDPALAAMVRALGNYGSHKKYINEVAGINSRLDEMQAALLRVKLAHLDEDTQKRRMAARAYMQGISHPGINLPMDTGDDSHVFHLFTIRTKHRDALRAHLENNHIQTLIHYPIPPHLQKAYAAWSSHSLPITESIHREILSLPMGPTITQKEIQHVITCINAFDQP; this is encoded by the coding sequence ATGATTCCTTTCCTCGACCTTGCATCCGTCAACCAGGTCTATCGTGACGAACTTATAGCCGCCGCAACCCGCGTCATTGATTCGGGTTGGTACATCCAGGGCCGGGAAGTCCAGGCCTTTGAAAACGAATTTGCCGCCTTTTGCGGAGTTTCCCATGCCATTGGTGTTGGGAACGGCCTGGACGCCCTGACTCTCATTCTGCGGGCCTACATGGAAATGGGCGTCATGAACGAGGGAGACGGAATCATCGTTCCGGCCAACACCTATATTGCCACCATCCTGGCCATTACGGAAAACCGTCTGACTCCCATTCTGGTGGAACCGGACCCGGCAACCTGCAATCTGGATCCCCAATCGGCCAGGAACTTCCTTGAATCAGGCTGCATTCCTGGAACATCAGAGACATTTCCCATCGATCGGATCAAGGGAATCATGCCCGTGCATCTCTATGGCCGTCTAGCTCCCATGGAGGCCATCAACGCCATCGCTGCCACCTACCAGCTCAAGGTCATTGAAGATGCGGCCCAGGCCCACGGCGCCTGCCGCAACGGACAACGGGCCGGAAGTTTCGGCGATGCTGCAGGATTCAGCTTCTATCCGGGCAAAAACCTGGGTGCCCTGGGTGATGCAGGGGCCGTGACAACAAATGATCCAGCCCTGGCCGCCATGGTCCGGGCGCTGGGCAATTACGGCTCGCACAAAAAATACATCAACGAGGTTGCCGGAATCAATTCCCGGCTGGACGAAATGCAGGCAGCCCTGCTTCGGGTCAAACTCGCCCACCTGGACGAGGACACACAAAAACGACGCATGGCAGCCCGGGCCTATATGCAGGGCATTTCCCATCCCGGGATCAACCTGCCCATGGACACGGGAGATGATTCCCATGTATTCCATCTTTTTACCATCAGGACAAAGCACCGGGACGCGCTGAGAGCCCATCTGGAAAACAACCACATTCAGACCCTGATTCACTACCCCATTCCCCCGCACCTGCAAAAGGCGTATGCAGCATGGTCATCCCACTCCCTGCCCATTACCGAGTCCATACACCGGGAAATCCTGAGTCTGCCCATGGGACCGACCATCACCCAGAAAGAAATCCAACATGTCATCACCTGCATCAACGCCTTTGACCAGCCATGA
- a CDS encoding sugar 3,4-ketoisomerase has product MSTTIDDCKLIKLDRFYDTRGSLTPIYNQVHIPFDIARTYYLYDVPGGMNRGGHAHKQLQQLIVCVMGAFDVILDDGTRKKTVRLERAYYGLYVPRMIWRELIHFSSGAICLVLASLPYDEHEYVRNYETFLKRKQAQS; this is encoded by the coding sequence ATGAGCACGACCATTGATGATTGCAAACTGATCAAGCTGGACCGGTTCTATGACACCAGGGGATCGCTTACTCCCATCTACAATCAGGTCCACATCCCCTTTGACATCGCCAGGACCTATTACCTGTACGATGTGCCCGGGGGCATGAACCGGGGCGGACATGCCCACAAGCAGCTACAACAGCTCATCGTTTGCGTCATGGGAGCCTTTGACGTGATTCTGGATGACGGCACACGCAAGAAAACGGTCCGCCTGGAGCGGGCCTATTACGGGCTCTACGTCCCCCGGATGATCTGGCGGGAACTGATCCATTTTTCCTCGGGAGCCATCTGTCTGGTTCTGGCCTCCCTTCCCTATGATGAGCACGAATATGTGCGCAATTACGAGACCTTTCTGAAACGCAAACAGGCACAATCATGA
- a CDS encoding sugar 3,4-ketoisomerase, translated as MRPSIPIRTIHDVSILTFPKITDPRGNLTFVEQEHHIPFAISRAYWIYDVPGGGKRGGHAYKNQQECIIALSGSFDVYLHDGSTQKTVSLNRAYYGLYIPSMIWRRMQNFSTNAVALILASHPYDQKDYIRDFEKFKTLNRTGS; from the coding sequence ATGCGACCAAGCATCCCCATACGGACCATCCACGACGTCAGCATCCTCACCTTCCCCAAAATCACCGATCCCAGGGGAAACCTGACCTTTGTGGAACAGGAACATCACATTCCCTTTGCCATCAGCCGAGCCTACTGGATCTACGATGTCCCGGGCGGCGGCAAACGCGGGGGACACGCTTACAAAAATCAGCAGGAGTGCATCATTGCCTTGTCCGGCAGTTTTGATGTCTATCTTCATGACGGCTCGACCCAGAAGACCGTCAGTCTGAACAGGGCCTATTACGGGCTCTACATCCCGAGCATGATCTGGCGCAGAATGCAGAACTTTTCCACCAATGCGGTCGCCCTTATCCTGGCCTCCCATCCTTATGACCAGAAGGATTACATTCGCGACTTTGAAAAATTCAAGACCCTCAACAGGACCGGATCATGA